From Portunus trituberculatus isolate SZX2019 chromosome 37, ASM1759143v1, whole genome shotgun sequence, one genomic window encodes:
- the LOC123514173 gene encoding galactosylgalactosylxylosylprotein 3-beta-glucuronosyltransferase I-like, giving the protein MASIRRRLRKQVVVLVVLLGVVLMVYYMLLFSGPVTTTTTSTVFPVVVFSWLGDYGVEGVRPELPTVYVITPTYRRPEQIPELTRLGQTLMHVPKVHWLVADDATFINQLVVDYLKSTGIHFTYLLSEYTQLGY; this is encoded by the exons ATGGCATCCATTCGACGCAGACTCAG gaagcaggtggtggtgttggtagtactACTGGGAGTAGTGCTGATGGTATACTACATGTTGCTCTTCTCAggtcctgtcaccaccactactacatccACTGTCTTCCCTGTAGTTGTCTTCAGCTGGCTAGGAG aTTATGGTGTTGAGGGTGTGCGGCCAGAGCTCCCCACAGTGTATGTCATCACACCTACATACAGACGGCCAGAGCAA attcCAGAGCTTACTCGCCTTGGCCAGACTCTGATGCACGTCCCTAAGGTGCATTGGCTGGTGGCTGATGATGCGACCTTCATTAACCAGCTGGTGGTGGATTACCTTAAGAGTACAGGCATACACTTCACCTACCTCCTCAGTGAGTACACACAACTAGGATACTAA